The Sphingopyxis fribergensis DNA segment CACGCGACCGCGCGGCTGTGGGACGATGGCATCATCGACCCTGCACAGACACGCGACGTGCTCGGGCTCGCCTTCACCGCAACGCTGAACGCCCCGGTCGAGGACCGCGGCTTCGGTGTGTTCCGGATGTGATTGCGATGAGCGACGCCCCAGACCGCCTGTTCATCCTCGATCGCGAGTTCGACGATCCCGCTTTTCCGGGCGCGAGCTTCTATTGCCGCGATTGCATCCTCGTCGAAGGCCTGCTCGCGATGTTTCCCGAGCGTACAACGCATCTGGAAGTCATCCGGGTGCCTTGGCCGCGCCCGCGTCCGCTGGTCGTCGAAGCCATCGGCGAAGCGAACCAGAACCTTCCTGCCCTTGTCTTTTCCGATGGCGGATATGTGAACGACATCAAGCCGCTGCTTGAAGCGCTCCATACCCGTCACGGCTTTCCGGAACCTCATCCATGATCACTTCGCTCCTCATCGCCAATCGTGGTGAAATCGCCTGCCGCATCATCCGCACCGCACGCGAGATGGGTATCCGCACCGTCGCCGTCTATTCGGACGCCGATGCCAAGGCGCTGCATGTGCGGGAGGCCGACGAGGCGGTGCATATCGGCCCGTCCCCGGCGCGCGAATCCTATCTGATCGGCGAGAAGATCATCGCCGCTGCAAAGGCGACGGGCGCCGAAGCGGTCCATCCCGGCTACGGCTTCCTGTCGGAAAATGCCGAGTTCGCGCAGGCGGTCGCCGATGCGGGCCTCGTCTGGGTCGGGCCGAAGCCGTCGTCGATCACCGCGATGGGCCTTAAGGACGCCGCGAAGAAGCTGATGGCCGACGCCGGAGTGCCGGTTACGCCGGGCTATATGGGCGAGAATCAGGACCCCGCCTACCTCGCCAAACAGGCCGCCGAGATCGGCTATCCCGTGCTCATCAAGGCGGTCGCGGGCGGCGGCGGCAAGGGGATGCGCAAGGTCGATGCCGCGGCGGATTTCGCCGACATGCTCGCTTCGTGCCAGCGCGAGGCGGCGGCTTCGTTCGGCAACGACCATGTGCTGATCGAAAAATATATCCTGACCCCGCGCCATATCGAGGTGCAGGTGTTCGGCGACACGCACGGCAATGTCGTCCATCTGTTCGAGCGCGACTGTTCGTTGCAGCGCCGTCACCAGAAGGTGATCGAGGAAGCTCCTGCCCCCGGCATGGACGAAACGACGCGCGCCGAGTTGTGCGCCGCCGCCGTCCGCGCGGCGAAGGCGGTCGATTATGTCGGCGCGGGGACGATCGAATTCATCGCCGATGCGTCCGAAGGTTTGCGCGCCGACCGCATCTGGTTCATGGAAATGAACACGCGACTGCAGGTCGAGCATCCGGTGACCGAGGAGATCACCGGCGTCGACCTGGTCGAATGGCAGCTTCGCGTCGCGTCGGGCGAACCGATCCCGCTGGCGCAGGACGAGCTTTCGATCAACGGCTGGGCGATGG contains these protein-coding regions:
- a CDS encoding acetyl/propionyl/methylcrotonyl-CoA carboxylase subunit alpha — translated: MITSLLIANRGEIACRIIRTAREMGIRTVAVYSDADAKALHVREADEAVHIGPSPARESYLIGEKIIAAAKATGAEAVHPGYGFLSENAEFAQAVADAGLVWVGPKPSSITAMGLKDAAKKLMADAGVPVTPGYMGENQDPAYLAKQAAEIGYPVLIKAVAGGGGKGMRKVDAAADFADMLASCQREAAASFGNDHVLIEKYILTPRHIEVQVFGDTHGNVVHLFERDCSLQRRHQKVIEEAPAPGMDETTRAELCAAAVRAAKAVDYVGAGTIEFIADASEGLRADRIWFMEMNTRLQVEHPVTEEITGVDLVEWQLRVASGEPIPLAQDELSINGWAMEARLYAEDPAKGFLPSTGTLELFQLPEHMGRVDTGVYEGAVVSPFYDPMIAKVIAWGEDREEARELLSEMLEDTAIWPVKTNSAFLINALDHPDFVAGTVDTGLIGRDGDAMTEEPVPTEQALTNAAMAMVPRSLQSGFRLNAPDVRSAPFLLDGKRVEVELHGPGAEEPSPAMLVAERGSVWQLTPWRTEGNAAGAAGDGGILSPMPGKVITVEVAAGDKVIKGQKLLTLEAMKMEHSLTAPFDGVVAELNATAGAQVQVEALLVRIEKEGA
- a CDS encoding DUF3088 family protein, whose protein sequence is MSDAPDRLFILDREFDDPAFPGASFYCRDCILVEGLLAMFPERTTHLEVIRVPWPRPRPLVVEAIGEANQNLPALVFSDGGYVNDIKPLLEALHTRHGFPEPHP